GGAAAAAAAGAAGCTCAAGTTCTTTGGGGGGTAATTCCATTTCCTTCCCATTAACTTTCACAGTGTAATTTGACTTGTTTATAACAAGATTCGGGTACACTACCTCCAGCGTGTCTAAGTCCTTTTTCTCATACCTTCTTAAAACTGCTTTCACTCTGGCTACCAGTTCTTTAGGTTCAAAAGGTTTGACAATATAGTCATCTGCCCCAAGTTCAAGTCCTAACACCTTGTCGAAGGTTTCACCTTTTGCAGTGAGCATTATTATTGGTATATTGCTGATTTTCCTTATTTCGCGGCAAACCTGCCAGCCATCTGCACCCGGAAGCATAATATCCAATATGACAATATTAGGTGTAAACATAGAGAAGGTTTCAACAGCTTTTTTGCCGTTGTGTACCGAAAGCACTTCAAAACCTTCCTTCTCCATATAGAGCCTTATAAGTTCGCAAATATTGACATCATCATCTATCACAAGGACTTTTGTTTTGTTATTCATCCCCAACGCCACCTTCCACAGTATAATAATACCACAAAAAAGTGTCGGGGGAAATACTATTTTACTTTACTATTTTACTTTACTATTTTACTTATCCAATTCTTCCCGCATCCCTGCAATAAACTCCCCTACTCTTTTTACTGCTTCTTCCGGGCATTTGCTCTCTTCTATAATCTTCACTATTGCACTTCCGATTATCAACCCATCACCATAATGCTTTAAATGAGCAACCTGGGCCTTATTGTATATTCCAAACCCTATTGCCTTAGGTATATGCGTAAATTGCTCTATATACGAAAACATTTTTTCAAAATCGGCATCAAATTTATTTCTCATTCCGGTAACCCCAAGAGACGAAATGCAATATAGAAAGCCTTTGGCATCCCTGGTTATTTTGCTGATCCTTTCTCTAGATGTTGGTGCTACCAATGTTATTATATGAACATTATATTTTTCAGCAAAAATGCTAACCTCATCTTTTTCCTCGTATGGCAAATCCGGTATTATTAATCCATCTATGCCGTTTAATGAACAGTCCTTGAAAAATCTTTCAGGACCATACCTGAGTATACAGTTAAAATACAGCAGGTATAAAAGAGGCACCTGAGTAGTTTTCCTGATTTCGCCTACCATATTCATTATGTCCCCGATTTTAATTTTGTTTTTTAGTGCTCTCTCATTTGCCCGTTGTATAACAGGTCCTTCTGCAACAGGGTCGGAATACGGTATTCCTAATTCAATCAGGTCAGCACCTTTATTCTCCATCTCCTTAATCAAATCTGCCGTAGTCTTTAAATCAGGGTCACCCGCAGTAATAAATCCTATTAATGCCTTCTTGTTTTCTTCTTTTAGTTTTGCAAACCTGTCTTCTATTCTACCCATTTATATTTACCCCCATAAACCTGGCAACAGAATAAACATCTTTATCTCCTCTACCTGAAAGGTTAACAACAATTATTTTATCCCTGGGAAGGGTTGGTGCAAGCTTCATTGTATAGGCAACTGCGTGGGAGCTTTCCAGAGCAGGCAGTATCCCTTCTGTTCTGGTAAGATATTTAAGGGCTTCCACTGCTTCCTTATCAGTCACGGATGTATACTGGGTGCGCCCTGAAGAATATAAATATGCGTGTTCCGGCCCTATACCTGGATAATCTAATCCTGCAGATATTGAATACACAGGTTTTATTTGCCCTTCTTCATCCTGGATAAAATATGACTTCATTCCATGTAATACACCTATATGCCCCTTTGCAATAGCTGCAGCATGTTTTTCAGTGTCAATACCTTCCCCTGCAGCTTCAACACCTACCATTTTTACATCCCCATCCTGCAAAAAAGGATAGAAGAGCCCCATGGCATTGCTTCCTCCACCAACACAAGCTATAAGGTAATCAGGGAGCCTGCCTTCTTTCCTAAGCATTTGTTGCTTTACTTCAATACCTATAATACTTTGAAAATCCCGCACCATGGTAGGATAAGGGTGGGGTCCCACAACAGATCCTATAACATAAAAAGTGTCCTCAACCGTAGAAGCCCAATTACGCAATGCTTCATTAGTTGCGTCCTTTAGTGTTCCCGTACCTGAAGAAACGGAATGTACCTCTGCACCCAATAGCCTCATCCTAAATACATTTAACTCCTGCCTCGCAATGTCTTCTTCTCCCATAAAAATTTCGCACTTAAGGCCAAATAATGCGGCGGCAGTAGCCGTAGCCACACCATGCTGTCCTGCTCCCGTTTCGGCAATAACGCGCTTTTTCCCCATTTTTTTAGCCAGCAATACCTGTCCCAGAACATTGTTAATTTTGTGAGAACCTGTATGGTTCAAATCTTCCCGTTTTAAATAGATTTTTGCTCCTCCCAGGTCCTCTGTCATTTTTGCGGCGTAGTACAGGAGGGATGGGCGCCCTGCATACTCCTTAAAATAAAAATCAAGTTCTTCCTTAAACCTGGTATCATTCTTGTATTTTTCATACTCATGTTCAAGCTCGATTAATGCATTCATAAGGGTTTCAGGGACATACTGACCCCCAAATATACCAAACCTGCCTTTTTTCTCTGTCATCATCATAATTTCTCTATCTTCGCCTCCAATCTGTATTTCTAAACTGTTTCACACACTCCCCGCACGCAATTAATAAAATCCCTTATTTTCCCCTCGTCCTTAACCCCACCTGTTTCCACTCCGCTGCTTACATCAACTCCGTAAGGGTTTAAGATCTTTATAGCTTCCTTTACGTTTCCTGAATTAAGGCCTCCAGCAATAATGATATTTTTACAACTGTTCAAAATTTTAAGTTCTTCCTTAATCAGATCCCAGTTAAATGTGGTGCCACTTCCGCCAAAACTTCCTTTAGTATATGAATCCAACAAGTATTTGTCAACATCATAAATTCTCATGTTGTCCAGTGAGCTTTTATCGACCACTCTTATAGCCTTCCAGATTTCTATCCTTTTTTCAACACTGCCCTTTTCCCAGGATCTTGTTTTTTTCATCCTTTCATCCAAGCTTCTCACGTAATCGGGGTTTTCATCTCCACTAAGCTGGACAACATCTAAACTTATGTCTTTAACTGCTTCTATAATAACATCCTCCAGTTCATTTACGAAAACTCCCACTCTTCTTATACGTTTGTCCAACCTTCTGCATAGATTTAACGCCTGTTTAATTGTGACCCGTCTTCTGCTTTCTGCAAATACAAAACCTGCGTAATCAGGCAAATACATATTTATTAACCTGACATCTTCTTCCCTTTTAATTCCGCATATTTTAATCTTAACCATATGTTGATTACCCCATCTTGCCAGTTTATTTGTATCGACCCTTCCAACAGCTTAAAGCCCTTCCGGCCTATTCTTATTAAGTCCTCTTAACTCATCTACCTTCTCCTTTATGCAAGGAGCCCTCATTAAGCTTTCTCCAATTAAAACCGCGTCCACTCCCAGTTCTTTTAGATAATTCAAATCTTTGTGTGTCTTTATTCCGCTCTCACTTACTACAGCTCTATCGTATGGTATTTGGCTTATAAGCCTTTCAGTAGTTTTAAGATCAACCTGGAATGTTTTTAAGTCCCTGTTGTTTATTCCTATTATTCTTGCTCCTGAATCCAACGCTCTTTCTAAATCTTCTTCATTATGGACCTCAACCAGGCATTGTAATCCCAGTATCTCAGCCACTATTTGGAATTTTTTGAGCTGGTCATCGGACAAAACGGATGTTATGAGTAGTATCGCATCTGCTCCAAGACATCGTGACTGATAAATCTGCCATATATCAATTATAAAGTCTTTCCGTAATATGGGCATTGGGCAAAACTGCCTAACCTTTACCATGTGGTCATCACTCCCTAAAAAATAATCACTTTCAGTTAGGACAGATATTGCCTCTATATTAGCACTTAAATATTCCTTTGCAATGGAAACCGGGTCAAAGTCATGCCTTATAATCCCCTTTGAAGGAGAAGCCTTTTTAATCTCTCCTATTATTGATATTTTTCCATCCTTCTTTATCCCCTTATAGAAATCTAAAGTATTATGAATGCCAGGCATTTTTAGACGCTGTTTCCACCCTTCTATGGATACTTTCTCCATCTCTTCTTTTAACCTTACTCTCTTTTGCTTGATAATATCATCCAGTAAGGACCGGCCAACTTTGCTTTGAATACTCACTTGTGCACTCATGCCATCACCTCTTTTTTGCTTTCTGCTTTTTTACTACAGGTAAAATCTCTTAGTTCCTCGAGTTTTCGTAAAGC
The Bacillota bacterium DNA segment above includes these coding regions:
- a CDS encoding phosphoribosylanthranilate isomerase yields the protein MVKIKICGIKREEDVRLINMYLPDYAGFVFAESRRRVTIKQALNLCRRLDKRIRRVGVFVNELEDVIIEAVKDISLDVVQLSGDENPDYVRSLDERMKKTRSWEKGSVEKRIEIWKAIRVVDKSSLDNMRIYDVDKYLLDSYTKGSFGGSGTTFNWDLIKEELKILNSCKNIIIAGGLNSGNVKEAIKILNPYGVDVSSGVETGGVKDEGKIRDFINCVRGVCETV
- a CDS encoding tryptophan synthase subunit alpha — protein: MGRIEDRFAKLKEENKKALIGFITAGDPDLKTTADLIKEMENKGADLIELGIPYSDPVAEGPVIQRANERALKNKIKIGDIMNMVGEIRKTTQVPLLYLLYFNCILRYGPERFFKDCSLNGIDGLIIPDLPYEEKDEVSIFAEKYNVHIITLVAPTSRERISKITRDAKGFLYCISSLGVTGMRNKFDADFEKMFSYIEQFTHIPKAIGFGIYNKAQVAHLKHYGDGLIIGSAIVKIIEESKCPEEAVKRVGEFIAGMREELDK
- the trpC gene encoding indole-3-glycerol phosphate synthase TrpC is translated as MSAQVSIQSKVGRSLLDDIIKQKRVRLKEEMEKVSIEGWKQRLKMPGIHNTLDFYKGIKKDGKISIIGEIKKASPSKGIIRHDFDPVSIAKEYLSANIEAISVLTESDYFLGSDDHMVKVRQFCPMPILRKDFIIDIWQIYQSRCLGADAILLITSVLSDDQLKKFQIVAEILGLQCLVEVHNEEDLERALDSGARIIGINNRDLKTFQVDLKTTERLISQIPYDRAVVSESGIKTHKDLNYLKELGVDAVLIGESLMRAPCIKEKVDELRGLNKNRPEGL
- a CDS encoding response regulator transcription factor, giving the protein MNNKTKVLVIDDDVNICELIRLYMEKEGFEVLSVHNGKKAVETFSMFTPNIVILDIMLPGADGWQVCREIRKISNIPIIMLTAKGETFDKVLGLELGADDYIVKPFEPKELVARVKAVLRRYEKKDLDTLEVVYPNLVINKSNYTVKVNGKEMELPPKELELLFFLASNPNKVFTREQLLEHVWGFDFFGDSRTVDVHVKRLREKLDVQNQVWQLKTVWGVGYKFEVK
- the trpB gene encoding tryptophan synthase subunit beta, with the protein product MTEKKGRFGIFGGQYVPETLMNALIELEHEYEKYKNDTRFKEELDFYFKEYAGRPSLLYYAAKMTEDLGGAKIYLKREDLNHTGSHKINNVLGQVLLAKKMGKKRVIAETGAGQHGVATATAAALFGLKCEIFMGEEDIARQELNVFRMRLLGAEVHSVSSGTGTLKDATNEALRNWASTVEDTFYVIGSVVGPHPYPTMVRDFQSIIGIEVKQQMLRKEGRLPDYLIACVGGGSNAMGLFYPFLQDGDVKMVGVEAAGEGIDTEKHAAAIAKGHIGVLHGMKSYFIQDEEGQIKPVYSISAGLDYPGIGPEHAYLYSSGRTQYTSVTDKEAVEALKYLTRTEGILPALESSHAVAYTMKLAPTLPRDKIIVVNLSGRGDKDVYSVARFMGVNING